The genomic segment gagtcATCAGTGGGTGGTGAGGACCTTCCCGTAGAAAAAGGCATTGAGGCGGAAACATTTGGGGAAAAAATGAATGTTATGTATTTACAAAATAATTTAGAAGAAACCTGATATGaccatcaaaagtaagttaacaatgccttacttttgatgaaattcagcgagcaaacgtgataattcccgatattttggatctttaaatctccacggcaaatgtctgctaagcacttccgctgtttttccaccttcagttccctcttgtaattaccttactttctatctttttttttgcctgaaaatttaggtcgctgtgcttcacggtcaccccgactagcacagaaaatttcagctcaaatatcggccgttttccatgtttttaacgggtgggaaagtgcgtgttttcccattcactaacatgtaccggatgtataacatgtactccagttgagattttcggtcacgtgggtgcggatctacgctccagtgacctttcgtgaaatcaccctatattcaACCCATCACCTTAGCAGGATTGGGAATAACCATGAATTTGGGTCCACAGCATGAGATCAGATGTTCCCGGCTTCTGATCTGCAACACATTTCATGCTTCTGCACTATGTTATGCAGGCACAGAAGTCTGGAATACACAGAGACCTACACTGCATATTGCTAGTGGTTCTCTATGAAATCATTAGTTAACAATTTCGCCCTCTGCGCTTCTATTTTCTCAGTTGATAGTAAACATTGTACGTCCACCTTTCATTGCTGCTGCTATCCTTTTTTCTATCTGTGAATCTTTTCCTTATTTATAGGATGCTGTTGTTGCTGGCAAGGACAGCTTTCGATTGCCAGTCTTCAGTTGCTCTTGAGAAGTTTGTGTTGAATTACTGCTTTGAATTGCGGTGGCCATTTTGTTGAAAGTACTCCCATAGGTGGGGCGTTTCCAGTATTTAATGCCagtgatgatgaaagaatggcaaAATAATTCCATTTAGGGGGAAATGTTACTTCGGAGGAAAGCATGCACCTCCCCATGTGCCTGCTTCTCTTGTCTTTGTGGTAATGATTGAGCATTTGGTTGCTGGAATAGTTTGAACAAGTAACTGCAGTACATTTTACATTTCTATAAGTAAATCATGGGAAAGGAGCATCTTATCGACACCCTATGAAGAATGCCGCTGCCTGTGAGcctacaattagtttagtttagagatacagcgcagaaacacgccTTTCGCCCACGGGCTCCGTGCTGACCAGccgtccccgcacattaacactatcctacatccactacgGCCAATTTTCACATAAATTGCATCTGAGTATGGAACTCATAGTATTCTCTGGTCATGTCTAGTTTTGTGATTTTGATTAATAATTAGAACAAAATAGATAAAATAGGTGCATGATGCTTTGACATTAATACCTCAGTTATATCTGTAATATTTCCGTTTTGTATGTGAAGTAGAATTGGTTGCCAACTGAAAGCAAATTTAAGTGAAACTTTAACATATTGCAATATTTAACATTTCCTGCAAGTTACTGAAATGTCACAGATGCTAAGTGTAAAATTACGTAATTTGCCTGCCAGCAGACTTTGTGAAAACATCTTAATATATGTTTTTATATCTTTGATATTaataataatttggatgaaggaaaTGCATTTACCAGGTTCATAGCTGCATTCCTAATTAGACGTTTTTTTGTTTTGCTCTGTATTGCCTGCCTGTAATATTGTTAAATTCTTAATCCATGTATCTGATCATGGCCATTCCAaccattgtttattgtcacgtgtaccgaggtacaatgaaaagcttttgttgcgtgctatccagtcggcggtaagacaatacatgattataatcgagccatttaccatgtttagatacatgataagggaataacattttgtgcaaggtaaaccaagcaaagtccgaacaagagggtcaccaatgagatagatggtagttcaggactgctctctgattgtggtaggatgattcagttgcctgataacagctgggaagaaactgtccctgaaactggaggtgtgcgttttcactcttctgtaccttttgcctgatatgagaggggagaagagggatggcTAGGGTGCGACCcatccttgtttatgctgctggccttgctgaggcagtgtgggatgtaaatagagtcaatggaaggggggttggtttgtgtgatggtctgggctgcgtttgcaattcgctgcaatttctcaaataatatcaaatagaAGTGCGCAGTCAAAATCTACAAATGTACAATAATTGCTTAGTTTAATGAAAGTGCATGTTTATAGTTGATGCCAAAGTATACCTGCAGATGGTGAAACAAGAACAATACCCAGCAAGTGGGAACAAGTGTGCTGGTATGACCCTTTTCAGAACCTGAAATTCATGTCTGCTGAACAGAAATCTTACTTACACCACCAATATGATCTCTTGTACTCTCCACTGATGGCATTTCCAATACTTTATGCTGCTGCATTTAATTTCCCACCTATTTTTTCCAGAGACATCATTCCCATTTTGAAAGATCCCAAAGCCTTTGTTGCAGTTATTGACCTGTTTGAAGACCATTTGAGAAAGAAGTCTGCCCAAACGGAATTAATTCTGGGTAAGTCAGAGATTGTTTCAAAAGAGTGCTTGTTGAAGTGAGTTTGGGGGAACCTTCAAGAGTGTGACATGAAGATAAGACCATGTCACAGGAGCaagattagaccatttggcccatcaagtctgttccaccattcgatcatggctgatctatctttccctctcaaccccattctcctgccttctccgtgaAATgcttgacgcccgtactaatcaatctcgccacaaaaatacccaatgacttggcctccacaaccttcgtGGAAAGGAATTCTGCAGCttcaccagcctctggctaaaaaaattcctcctcacctccgttctaaaggtacgtctttttattttgaggctgtgccttctggtccgagactaccacttgtggaaacatcgtcagcacatccactctttctatgtctttcattatttggcaggtttcaatgagaaccccctcGTCCTTCTTAATTCCAGGGAGTCCAGGTCCAGAGCCATCAAactatcctaatgcccctgtcccacttaggaaacctgaacggaaacctctggagactttgcgccccacccaaggtttccgtgtggttcccggaggttgcaggtggttgccggaggttgcaggtagtggaagcaggtggggagacagacaaaaacctccgggaaccgcacggaaaccttggttggggcgcaaagtctccagaggtttccgttcaggtttcctaagtgggacgggcattatacattaacccaatcatctggggtgggagattgcacccttcacgtggtccgccctgtttcgacaaatgcaatcaacccggcgtgtacaatcaaataagatcaaatagaacaagttgtccgacaactttaggctgtgcatgccagacGCACGGTTGGTTTACAGGCAACTCCAAGATTGGTGGCGTTGCAGACAGAGACGGCGGCTGTCAAAAGGATACAACTGGATATAGATCAATTAtagatatgggtggagaaatggcaatggagtttaatccaggcaAGTGTGGGTATTGCATTTaggtcaatagtcagatttatatcgtcacatacacaataaagtgcagtgaaatgaatttgccagcagctatacaataaaaaaaaagaacacacaatacacaataaaaatgtaacacaaacatccaccacagcattcatcactgtggtggaaggcacaatgttcagtcagtcctcctccatttttccccgtggtcgggaccacaaacctccgcagtcgccgctgcgggcggccagatgtgcgGGCAAGGTAACTCCCGAattggtgcttccctaccggagaccgcggcttcaagatcgTGTAAGCCCCAAAGGtatggggaaagtatacagttaatggtaagAGCCTTGATATACACAGGGGTCTTGAGAACTTAGTCCATAGTTTCTGGAAAGTAGCAACATAGATAGATAAAGTGGAAAGAAGGCGTATGTTATGCTTCCTTCATTGATCAGGGTATtgatcatgttgcagctttaagaAATTGGTAAGCTGCAGTTCTGGTTTCTCCTTCACAAGCAGGATGCAAAAGCTTTGGGGAGAGCGCAGAAGTTATTTACCAGGATGTGTCCAGGATTAGAGAATATCACCTATAAGGAGATAAGAAGTGTTGGAGTAAGGcactgtgggtcaggcatcatctctggagcatatgaatgggtgacattttaggttggggcCCTTCATCAGGCTGAGTGTGGTGGCCAGCCCCCGGGCACCCCTACCCTTGACCACGATCCCAGATGCACACTATGCTGTCATCACCCAGACCTTCACCAATCTTGTCACTTGATTGGCAAAcgcccctccacagcctccaaccttattgtcCCCAGTCACCCAGACCTGTTTCCTAAAATCTACAAGTCAGGGCTTGATTGGCATCCCATCCCGCCCGGGAGATATCTCACACCCCACTCCAACCTGAGATATTTGTTCTAACCCAGTACTGCTGTTCCTCACTGCCCGCTTCCTGGGACCCCTGACTGGTTCAAAAagctaactcagcgggtgcatctacTATGGAGcaggacgtttcgggccgaaacccttcttcagactgatcggggcgggggcggggggggggggtgggtggggacccaTTAttaggagtagccagaaggcatgggaggagacagccaagACAGCAAGGATAActggggagaattcgatgttcccCCCAGGAtgagactccccaaacggaatatgaggtgcctcTCAATATACGGTGCCTCGCTGCTGTGGCACtccaggagacccaggacagagaggtcggagacgggagtgggagggggagttccagtgctgagccaccgggaggtcagcttggttattgcggaccgagagaggtgttcggcgaaacgtgcCCAACCTCCGCCTCGATATAGATCTGCTAACATTTAGAGCAGCTACTGCATTTGGAAGAGTGCAGGTTAAACCTCTGtcatgcttgggtccttgaacggagtcgaggggggaggtacaagtgttgcatctcttgcggttaagGGAAAGTGACCCAGCATAGACTAGGTGACCGCTTCACTGAACACATGCTCAGTCTGCCAATGCTACTGGATATCCGAATAGCTCACCATTTAAACTCTCACCATTTAactcttcccatactgacctttctgtcctggaccttctccagTGCCAGTGAGGCCACGCCCACACTggtggaacaacacctcatataccGACCGCTGGGTAACTTCCTATCCAGTGGTATGGCCAGCAAAATCCCCAATTTGAGGTAACCTACATACAATCCCTCGTCTTTTCCTCTCACTGCAATTGTCCCCCTCTCGTCACTGCCTACATTTTCACCCATTTATTGCTCCCACTTTTTGTCTCCTTCCACCTAcactccttcctctagcttcacaatttgttcTTTTTCAATCCTTCTCTCacgtctgtcttttcatctctatccacatatcacttgccaggctttatcctgtcCCCTTTTCTCTTGCAGCTttccccacaccccaccacaatcagcctgaagaagtatctggcccaaaatattacctattcattgatctccagagatgctgcctgatctgctgagttactccaacattttgtgtcggttttgtaaaccagcatctgcagtctcttgtatctccagcTATAAGTAGAAATTGGACCAAGTTGGATCATGTTCTCCtgagcatcggaggctgaggggggaGACActttagaagtatataaaatgatgagaggtatataTAGGGAAGTACTGCTTCCAAAATGGTGCCTAACCCTGGCGACTATTTGCTTGCTAGCCACAAAAGCAGATcttcaatcacatattacaaacgTTCCACcaggggtggaaatgttaaagtctACAGGGCATGTTTTAAGATCAAAGGgataaagtttaaatgagatgtgcgggacaagtattTTTTTTCAGTTTGGGATGCCCTGTCATCGAGGTGCTGGTGGAGTTAGATATGACAGAggcgttcaagaggcttttagatgggaacATAAAAATACTAGAAATGATGGAATATGGAGCACATACAGGCAGTGGagttcagtttaacttggcgtgcGTGGTCCCAAGTGCCTGCTCCTGTAGTTCTATGTTCTTGGATCTGCTCTATATTACACATTCTGAAGTAACACAGTGTTTGTGTCCCACAGGTTTGGACGCACGTGGATTTCTATTTGGTCCTGCTCTGGCACAAAGACTTGGAATTGGCTTTGTACCAATTAGAAAGAAAGGAAAGCTTCCGGGTAAAGTCTATTCCATGAGCTACAGTCTCGAATATGGAGAGGTGATCCTTTGTGCATTTTCTCAACAAAAGGGGAAATATCTTCTTTTACTATACGACTGTCTTTATACATTAATATTCTGAAAGGTGCTTTTCTCTTTCCTAGGCTGAAATTGAGATGCAAACTGATGCTGTGCAACCACAGCAGAAAGTGGTCCTCATTGATGATTTACTTGCTACTGGAGGTACAAGACACTTTCTATATTACAATTACATTCATTTGTGCCTTCAACCCACTCTATAAGTTGATCTGAACATTTACGTTTTTTCTTCGATATGGGCAGTTCTGTAACATGATAGTGGTATCCCTAAGAAACGTTGTGTTATAAAGACAATTgtcaataggggggggggggggggggaaataagggGCTGGAGTTTTAGACTTGTAACAACAAAGGATTCTCCGCACAGGATTTTCAATAGCATTAAGTTTATTTTTGCGACTTCAAGCTAAAGATTCAGAAGACtacgttacattgtttaatagagtatagTTGCACAAGTGGCAATAGAAGCTGTTGCCTGGCAACTTCAGCGGGCAGCCAGACTTAAAGTAGCAGCACTGTTGTTGAGAGACAATGGTGTGAGATTACTGTGGGTCACGGAAATAGGCTTGTGCCCATGTACGGATTATATCCAGGACAACGTTTTTCTGTTTGTCAACCTCCAAAGTGGTTCTCTAATTCCCAATCGAAATAGCATTATAACCAATTCATCCCacgtatgggcggcacagtggatcaggggttggacaggctagatgcaggaagattttcgatgttagggaagtccaggaaaggggtcacagcttaaggataaggggggttctcttttttcacacagagagtggtgaatctccaactctctgccacagaagttgaggcagttattaatatttaagagggagttagatgtggcccttgtggctaaggggatcagggggtatggagagaaggcagggatgggatactgagttggatgaccagccatgatcatattgaatggcggtgcaggctcgaagggccgaatggcctactcctgcacctaatttctatgtttctatgagggggtAGAACTGcttccatacagcgccagagacctggtgtgctgcctgtgtggggtGTGCAAGTTCTcgtctcggtttcctcccacataccaaagatgtacaTGCTTGTAGCATAACCGGCCtctaatttgcccctagtgtgtagggagtagatgaaatAACTAGTGTGATCagttgatcaatggttggcgtggaatgatgcgtctgtttccatgctgtatctataataaATAACGTTCCCCAATTCACCACTCATTATATCCAGTTTGTGTCATAGCAGACCACCGGTACATTACTGACAATATTGCAAATCGTCTGATAATTCCATCAGTGCAGtttaacattctttaattctgtaaGCAAATTCTAGGATGTTATGTTTAAAGAACACTACAATGATTTCGTAAAATGTTCCATTTTTAATTCTCAAGTAGGTATAATGCTCTTGATAAAACAAAATGATTGAATCGGATTCATTTGTGTTTATGGTGCAGGTACACTGGGAGCTGCCTGCAACTTGCTGAAACAAGCGGGAGCTGAGATTCTTGAATGCTTAGTGGTGGTGGAACTTAAGGACCTGAATGGAATAAAGAAACTGAATTGTGTGCCCCTCTATTCACTCGTGCAGTTCTAAGCAGCGCTGTCTTCCAGAATCACAACGGCCTCAAATTACGTAAAATGTAGTTAATTTTGTCTTCTAATCATCGGGAGCAGAGTGGGTGTTGATCTTTACCGATTCATTTTGCAACACCCGGCCCAATTGAAGCAGCGTATGAACCATGAACATGAACATGCTGAGAACCACCATGAACCCTGAACTTGAGACTCTGCTGAGTCCTGGATAAACTCTTTGTGTGGGAAacctttgagatttttttttccagacTAGGACAGCttcattgtctctagtgtgttgcCTGCTTTTGAGATCTGGTGTCAAATTGACTGATGATGCTGAATACATGGCCAAATTTGATTGCAAGCCTTAATTGTGCACTTACTGCCCATTTTAAGACCCAGGCATTTATTTATCAATAAAGTTGATATAATATGGAAACAGGAAACCAATGCagctggaatctggagaaaaTCACAAGTTGCTGGTGGGACTCAGTGGATTGAGCAGCACCTGTGGGTTGGGGTGGGGAAAGAGGAAAGCAGAATTGTTAATGTTCCTGCTTAAGAGTCTGTGCTAGGACTGAGTGGAGAAGGGAAAGGGCCAgtcgaggggaagggggaaaagatgACAACCAGGTAGAGCAGTCTGGCGGAGGAATGCAGGGGAGATAGCAGCAGTTGGGTGATAGGTGGAAGCAGTCAAGGGAAATAAAGGGCAGGTGAGGAATGGATGCAAATGACAACGGGAAACAGTAAGGGGGAGGTGAAGATCagacaaaccaggtgggggagggaaaagtAAGATGGacagaggggggtggggtaaATAGGAAACAGAAGGCATGGTTAATGAAATTGGGAAATACAATTTTCATTTCAAGCAGCTAGTTTCCCACTCTTTATGGTCTGCTCATTACTGCTACTTTCCCAATAAAAGCAGGAGGCGCTAGCTACACTGTTCTCTATCCCCCGTCACTACCATCCAGAAACCTACATGTTCCTTCCAGGTTAGACAATGATTCACATGCACATTTCCAACATCCTCCAACTGTTACAATAGCAATTTTTCCATTTTCCTTGATGCCCACATTACAACCACTGGGTGGAGGGTGTTACATTATAGAACATTTGTTCCAGGCCCTACAGGGCCCCTTCCTCTACAGatcatttcagcatctgcaatgggTGGATCTCCCCACCAAACAAGTACTAGACATATGTTAAGCTCCCTTCGTGTCAGTAAAACGATTCTTGTCCTTTCCACATAATAGGTTGTACTTGCTGCTCCTGCTCTACTCAAACTAGGTCCAAGTTCAAGTTTTATTCTCGTCAGTTGGAGCATTTTTGTTCCTTTACCTCAGGAATAGCTATGTTTCTAATAGCTAATATTCACTTCAAAGATAAATAACATTGCATTTCCGTTAAGTGGGCATAGCGAGTAAGGACAAATTATAATAATTACATGGGGTTCTGGCTAAGGTATCAAATAAGTTCCGATTTAGGAATATCCAATGTCACTGTCATTTTGTTTCCCTTGCAACAAGTATATACTGCAGTTAAACTGTAGAACAGTTGAAGGAACTGGTGACAAGATCCTAGAAAACCTGTCAATGTTTTAACATGAAAAATAATAACAGTGCTGACCAAGGATAATGACTACTTTCACAATTAATGGCAGAAATACAAGCAGCAGCATGTTTGCAAAGAAATACTGTAAGAACCTGAACTTGCGTTCATTTCTGTTCAAGGTGACAATGCAAATTATAAAATTCTCCATTCTAGCCCGTTTCATAGATTCAACATAAAAATCAATCAAAAAGTAAAACATTTAATCAAATTGTTCCTTAAAATCACTCCCCATACACGCATTTGATTTTCAGTTTAACATTAATGGTTCTCAATAGATATTCAAAGTACAAATTTTGAACAATTATGTTACTGCTTGAAGCCAAAGAAACCATTGCCCCCTGAAGGGGTATTTGAATACCACACAGatttaattttattctttgaaaCTGCAGAGCAAGAGGAATTCATTCCCCTCACCTCTAAGTTGACAATTAGTTATCCCAATAAAAAGCAAGTATTCAATTTC from the Leucoraja erinacea ecotype New England chromosome 17, Leri_hhj_1, whole genome shotgun sequence genome contains:
- the aprt gene encoding adenine phosphoribosyltransferase produces the protein MSAEQLEEKLRLVHCSIKTYPDFPKQGILYRDIIPILKDPKAFVAVIDLFEDHLRKKSAQTELILGLDARGFLFGPALAQRLGIGFVPIRKKGKLPGKVYSMSYSLEYGEAEIEMQTDAVQPQQKVVLIDDLLATGGTLGAACNLLKQAGAEILECLVVVELKDLNGIKKLNCVPLYSLVQF